Proteins from one Rosa chinensis cultivar Old Blush chromosome 7, RchiOBHm-V2, whole genome shotgun sequence genomic window:
- the LOC112177562 gene encoding uncharacterized protein LOC112177562 has protein sequence MNRLRKLLMQEEEDAITRNRQRALVMQAASSHILRIQEEESQWGGSQAGRQYIARDREAMDRRLKDLYFTSPCRFQGDIFRRRYRMRPHVFDQMMHDVANHDPYFVQTDDASGRVGLSTEQKLTCAMRMLAYGLPADLCDEFLDVAESTALEILSHFTRAIWNVYHDHYLRRPTPADLHRLLNVAEKRGFPGMVGSLDCMHWQWKNCPSSWQGHFTGYKGKPTIILEAVSSYDAWIWHAYFGLPGSLNDINILEMSPLFNEICTGEAPRVSYYVGDREYGQCYYLVDGIYPKWGSFVKAIRNPITPEQAHFTKMQESYRKDVERAFGILQARFAIVRGPARGWDREDLSYIMMTCIILHNMIVDDEREEDEESPFDPDDIPTRPRKAQIYERYEDDHEVERNRPELEEFMTRYQGVRCPIVHRVLQGDLVNHLWNMKLQAERNRR, from the coding sequence ATGAATAGGTTACGGAAATTGCTGatgcaagaggaagaagatgccaTTACAAGAAATCGTCAAAGAGCCCTGGTGATGCAGGCAGCTTCCTCTCATATCTTGAGGATCCAAGAGGAAGAATCACAGTGGGGTGGTTCACAGGCCGGGCGCCAGTACATCGCAAGAGATCGAGAAGCTATGGATCGACGATTGAAAGATCTATACTTCACTTCGCCATGCAGGTTCCAGGGCGATATATTTCGCAGAAGGTACAGAATGCGACCTCATGTGTTTGACCAAATGATGCATGATGTCGCCAACCACGATCCGTACTTCGTGCAAACTGATGATGCCTCCGGCAGAGTTGGTTTGTCTACCGAACAAAAGCTGACTTGTGCTATGAGGATGCTTGCTTACGGGCTTCCGGCTGACCTGTGTGATGAGTTTCTAGACGTAGCTGAATCTACAGCTTTGGAGATCTTGTCGCACTTTACTAGAGCAATCTGGAATGTGTACCACGATCATTACCTTCGTCGACCAACTCCGGCAGATTTGCATCGGTTGCTCAATGTTGCTGAGAAAAGGGGGTTCCCCGGAATGGTGGGAAGTCTCGATTGTATGCACTGGCAGTGGAAAAACTGCCCATCCTCATGGCAAGGGCACTTCACTGGTTATAAGGGAAAACCCACAATCATTCTGGAGGCGGTCTCATCATACGATGCTTGGATTTGGCACGCCTATTTCGGACTTCCAGGTTCCCTTAATGATATTAATATACTTGAAATGTCTCCATTATTCAACGAAATATGCACAGGTGAGGCTCCTCGAGTTTCGTACTATGTAGGTGATAGAGAATATGGCCAATGCTACTACCTAGTCGATGGGATCTACCCTAAATGGGGATCTTTTGTGAAAGCAATTAGAAATCCAATTACTCCAGAGcaagctcattttacaaagatgCAGGAGTCATACAGAAAAGACGTGGAGAGGGCTTTTGGCATTCTCCAAGCTCGTTTTGCAATAGTAAGAGGACCCGCCCGTGGATGGGATAGGGAGGATCTATCATACATCATGATGACCTGCATTATTTTGCACAACATGATTGTCGATGATGAgcgtgaagaagatgaagagtcgCCTTTTGACCCCGATGATATCCCCACCAGACCAAGGAAAGCACAAATATATGAgaggtatgaggatgatcatgAGGTTGAGCGCAACCGTCCTGAACTTGAGGAGTTCATGACCCGTTACCAGGGGGTTAGATGCCCAATTGTGCATAGAGTCCTTCAAGGAGATTTGGTTAATCACCTCTGGAACATGAAGTTGCAAGCAGAGCGGAACCGCAGATGA
- the LOC112177564 gene encoding uncharacterized protein LOC112177564, translated as MPNPRQECWKDAEDIALCIAVVTVGEDGSKGTSQEKKKLWERIHEVYETCKPAGGVVRLGGGCDGRWKKIRPACARWRQALNKAALLRGSGDNATDEILQAKSIYRTLAKGEEFAFEHCWPILKDTKKFSNPPGMNVGSSSFPTSINLEDDGSPASESPSSSNVHARPPGQKAQKAAKKKSRQDETGELLLQMQRIADQGERDLEYRLRLREETKLAEQHADDARTMKVDPSIFTPKKRSYWERKQAQIIEREEQSSSASAFRQPSFSPEENTPHSENDSNLDLYVPVQETQWMGRN; from the exons ATGCCTAACCCAAGACAAGAGTGTTGGAAGGACGCCGAAGATATAGCCTTGTGCATAGCTGTAGTTACCGTTGGTGAAGACGGCTCTAAGGGTACTagtcaagagaaaaaaaaattgtgggaGCGTATACATGAAGTATACGAGACTTGCAAGCCTGCCGGAGGCGTGGTTAGATTGGGAGGAGGGTGTGACGGTCGTTGGAAAAAGATTAGACCGGCATGCGCTCGATGGCGTCAAGCTCTTAACAAAGCGGCACTTCTTCGAGGAAGTGGTGATAATGCCACCGACGAG ATATTACAAGCTAAGTCAATCTATCGTACCTTAGCTAAAGGAGAGGAGTTTGCGTTTGAGCATTGTTGGCCAATATTAAAGGATACAAAAAAGTTTAGCAATCCTCCGGGCATGAATGTCGGTAGCTCAAGTTTTCCTACCTCTATCAACTTAGAGGATGACGGCAGTCCCGCGAGTGAGTCCCCAAGCTCTTCAAATGTGCATGCACGCCCCCCAGGtcaaaaagctcaaaaggctgcTAAGAAAAAATCCAGGCAAGATGAAACAGGTGAACTCTTATTGCAAATGCAAAGGATTGCAGACCAAGGAGAGCGCGATCTCGAATACAGGCTGCGACTCAGGGAGGAGACTAAATTAGCTGAGCAGCATGCGGATGATGCTCGCACAATGAAAGTGGATCCGTCAAttttcacaccaaaaaaaaggagttattgggagaggaagcaagcacaGATTATTGAGAGGGAGGAACAAAGCTCTAGTGCTAGTGCATTTCGTCAACCCTCCTTTTCTCCAGAAGAAAATACACCACATAGTGAAAATGACTCTAACTTGGACCTCTACGTGCCAGTTCAAGAGACTCAATGGATGGGGAGAAATTAG